TCGCTAGCAGGAATATTGCCTTCTGCTACCAATAAATCGGCTGCTTTTTTCCAGATATCAGGCCTGTAAATCTTTTTAATGGTTTCTGAATACCATCCTTCTGGTTTCGCATCAGGAATTTGACCCCATCTGCGCATTTGGGTTAAGAACCAAATACCATCAGAGTAAAAAGGATAGGTTGCATTATACTTGTAGAACACGTTAAAGTCTGGCATATCACGTTTATCACCTTTTTCAAATTCAAAAGTACCCGTCATGGAATTTGCTAAAACCACTTCGTCTGCACCCACATATTGAGGCATTGATAATATTTTAACTGCTTCAGCTCTGTTTCCTGGTTCGTCTAACCATTTACCTGCACGAATTAAAGCTTTGGTAACTGCTATGGCAGTATTTGGGTTTTCGTCAACAAACTTTTTTGTCATTACAAATACTTTCTCTGGGTTATTTTTCCAGATGTCGTAGTTGGTTACAACCGGCACACCAATACCTTTAAAAACAGCTTGTTGATTCCATGGCTCACCTACACAATATCCATAAATAGTACCTGCTTCCAAGGTTGCTGGCATTTGTGGTGGTGGCGTAACAGATAGTAACACATCGGCACCAATTTGTCCTTGTACATTATCGGCAGTGTACATGCCAGGGTTGATTCCAGCGGCAGCTAACCAATATCTGATTTCGTAATTGTGTGTAGACACTGGGAATACCATGCCCATTTTAAAGGCATTTCCTTTGTTTTTATATTCTGTAATTACAGGTTTTAAAGCATCTGCTTTTATAGGATGAATTGGTTTTCCATCGGCATCTTTTGGTACATTTGGCTTCATTTTAGCCCAAACATCATTTGATACGGTAATACCATTTCCATTTAAATCCATAGAATAGGAGGTAACCAACTCTGCTTGTCTGCCAAAGCCTGCACCAGCTGCAATGGGTTGACCCGCTAACATGTGAGCCCCGTCTAATTGCCCATCAATAACACGGTCTAGAATATTTTTCCAGTTTGATTGTGCTTCAACAGATACAAATAATCCTTCATCTTCAAAGTATCCTTTTTCTTTCGCAATGGCTAAAGGTGCCATGTCGGTTAATTTGATAAAACCAAAAGTTAATTGTGGTTTTTCAATATCTAATGTTTTTGTTTTAGAAGCTTCGGCAGTAACTTCTTCGGTTGATGCCTTTTTTTCTTTTCCACCACAGGCGCATAGTAGCAATCCAAGTGATAAGACCCATGTTGATTTTGTTAATAGTGATTTCATAGTATCTAGTTTTAATATTTTTAATAAGTATTAGTACTTAATTACAAGGCAAATATATAAGTAGTATTGTTTTTATTCAATGACATACAACATGTAACAATAACCTTTTATGCATGTATAAAAGACTTAAATAACATGTGAAAAACTGCTATAATACAGGTTTGTGGTTTAATTTATTGAAAAATAGTTAGTTGTGA
This genomic window from Mariniflexile sp. TRM1-10 contains:
- a CDS encoding CmpA/NrtA family ABC transporter substrate-binding protein — its product is MKSLLTKSTWVLSLGLLLCACGGKEKKASTEEVTAEASKTKTLDIEKPQLTFGFIKLTDMAPLAIAKEKGYFEDEGLFVSVEAQSNWKNILDRVIDGQLDGAHMLAGQPIAAGAGFGRQAELVTSYSMDLNGNGITVSNDVWAKMKPNVPKDADGKPIHPIKADALKPVITEYKNKGNAFKMGMVFPVSTHNYEIRYWLAAAGINPGMYTADNVQGQIGADVLLSVTPPPQMPATLEAGTIYGYCVGEPWNQQAVFKGIGVPVVTNYDIWKNNPEKVFVMTKKFVDENPNTAIAVTKALIRAGKWLDEPGNRAEAVKILSMPQYVGADEVVLANSMTGTFEFEKGDKRDMPDFNVFYKYNATYPFYSDGIWFLTQMRRWGQIPDAKPEGWYSETIKKIYRPDIWKKAADLLVAEGNIPASDIPSTDGYKPATTDFIDGTKYDAKDPIGYINSFSIGNKDKK